The following is a genomic window from Amycolatopsis cihanbeyliensis.
CGATGCCGCCGAGGTGATCTCCGGCAAGCTGATCGGGTTCGGCGCGGCCGCCGCGATGACAGCGGTCACCAAGCAGCTGCTCGCCGCGCTGGGCATCCCGGACGCCGTGCTCGACCCGCTCCGCCTGCCGCCACCACCTGATGAGCAGGATCTGTGGAGGCCGCAGGAGCTCGGCGTGTTCAACCTGGTCATGGCTTTTCCGCGGCAAGCTGGATATTGCCGTGCGCAGCCTGGTGCAGGACCTGGACTGGATGGTTCGTGCCGACGGCTGGCAAGCGAGCGCGGCCCGCTTCCTCTTCCAGGACTGCTCACCCCCGCCCGCCGCACCGTTGGACGCCTGCCCGTTCCGGCTCAACCATGCTCGGGAACACGTGGTGTCCATCGCGGCCAGCAGCCCGCTCACGGTGGTCACCGGCCCGCCGGGAACCGGCAAAACCAGACGGCGACCGCGATCATGGCGGATGCCTGGCGGCGTGGCGAGACCGTCGTGCTCAGCTCGACCAACAACAAGCCGGTGGACGACGTCGTCACCAGCAAGGCCACACAGCTCGACCGCGCTTGCCGTGCGCACCGGCAATAAGCAGGTGCGCACGGGCTCGGCGCCGAACCGCCCGCGCTCGTCGACGAGGTCACCAACCGCGAGCCCGGCACCGGTTTCGATGGCCTGCCAGAGCTGAGCAACGCCCGGCACTGGGCGAGCCGGAGTCTCCAGCAACGCGGCCTCCGTGCTCGCTGAACCGCGCCGCTTCGTCGAGAGCGGTCAGGAATAGCTACCGGGGGTCACCGGCGATGCTGGCCGTGAGCGACTTCACGCCGGTGATTCGGGTTCCGGGGTGCCGTCCGGCCACACGCAGGGGGAGCTGACACCGAGATAGATTTTTCCTTCGTCATTGGACTCCAGGCTCATCCGGAAACCGTTGTCCGTGTGCTCTCCATATATTGCCTGCCCGTTATCCGTGGTGACTCGAAAGCTGTTCTCCTTCCACCAGGTTCGGAGCGCTGTGAAGTTCTCCCGGGTGCTGGCGTTCGGTATTCCTGCGACTTCGGCATCACGGGTCGCGAAAACTCTGCCCTTCGGACCCCGGTCCGTGGGGTCGTCGCAGGCCATGCTGTCCTTGCGGAAGTCGTCGGTGAGTCGTGCGTCTGGAGAGATGGCTCGCCGTCCCCGTTCCATGTAATCATCGACAAGGCGGTTGGCTTCCTGAATGTTGATCGTAGGTTCCAAGGGTTCTCCAGAAGGTGTATCGGATTCTCCGCAGGCGTTGAGCGTGATCATGCAGAGCGCGGCCACTACGGCGGTGAGTGCGACTTTGATCCGTGACACCGCGACAACCTCCCTAATGCGGTTGCTTACCCGCAATGACCTGTCCGATACCCGCGAGCGACGGATTGCGAGGATCCCAGTACTGACTGTGGGCTTCCGGACTGTATCCGACGATGGGCCAAGACGATCCGGGGGCGGAGAAGATGGTGTTCGCGCCGAAGCTGGGGTCGTCAGGTGCGGTGCCGAAGTGTCCGAGGTCCGCGACCGGATCGTTCTCGGCGGCTACCGCCCATACCCGGTCTGGTGGAAGGTGCAGCCCGGTCGCGTCGTCGACCCCGACACCGGGGCTACCTATCGCGATGAAGTCGTCCATCGCGAGCTGCTGGTCGCGGGCCGCGAATCCTGCCGCCGTGGACCCGTAGCTGTGCCCGATGATCGTATTGTGTGACGGTGTGTCTCCCTGATGACTTTCCCGCAATCCGTCCTGGAAACCGTCCAGCGGTTGCCTGGCGCCTTCGGCGAAACTCGAAAATGCCGCATCAGGGATTGAATCGGGCGCATCGTAATCCAGCCAGGCGATGACCGAATTTGATTCAGACGTAGCCTTGTCTGCCGCACGGTGCATGACGTCGGCGCGATCGAGGGTGCTACCGAAGTTGGCCAGGTCGGTGCCGGTTCCTGGCACGAAAGTGGCCACGTTCTGTGCGGTGTCTGGATTGCCGTGGGCCACGATGGCACGGCCATCGTGGCTTCCGTCGATGTCGAGCAGGTAATACTTCTGGTCTTCGGGGGTGTCCGGCGGTTGCTCCAGCCGGCCGGCCAGGTTGTCAAGACCTCGGATCTTGTTGTCGAGATCGCCGAGTTTTTCTTTCAGCCTGGGCGTGTCGGTCGGGTCGATGGTGCCCCGCTCGGCGGCGTCGATGCCGTCCAGCAGGCGGTTTCGTTCGTTCTGGAGTTCGGTTCGTTCTCGCTCCATGAGCCTGCGGTTGGCGATGTCGCGTTGTTTGGCCGAGAACCCGTCGCGCGGGCCGACCAGTTCGGGGAGGTCCATGGCCAGCTGGGTGCGTTGCCCCTCGCTGAGGGTTGCCCAGTAGGCGGCGTTCTGTGCGGCGGTTGCCCCGGCCGGTGGTGGCGGAGGGATGCTCAGCCCACCGTGTACCGCTCCGGCGTTACCCGCGGCAGCGAGGCTGGTCTGCTGGTTGTCGTTGGCGGTCGCGTCGATCGTATTGTCGGCGAGGATCCGATCCAGCACCGCGCAGAAGTCGTTGTCCAGGTCGCCTGCGCTCTTGAGTACCTGCGTCACCCGTTCGCGGAGTTCGGCGGCGACGGTTCGTCGCTCCGCGGCCACGGCTTCCCGCTGACCGTCAGGGATGTCCGGGGGCGGTCCTTCGTCGATGATCGCCCCTTCGTCGCCGATGCGGAAGTGATGTGTCGCGGCCAGGCTTTCCGCTTCGGTGACCCCGTGTTGGATGCCCGTGATGGCGTCCCCCGTCGCGGCCATGCCCCGCCGCATCGCGGCGATCTCCGCCGAGTATTCCTCCAGCCCATCGATGATCCCGTTGGCCGCGTTCGCGGCCGCGCCGGCGGCGTCACCGGACCAGCCGTCCGGCGTGTTGATGTCCCGCAAGTCATCCCCACACGCGATGATCTTGTTGTAGGCCTCGTTCAATGGTCCGACCGCGCCTTGCAGCGGTCCAGGCCGCCAGCGTTTGACGTCACTCCAGGTGACCATCAGAACGGTCGCCGCCCGCCTGCGGACCGCTCGACGGGCATGAGGTCCTGCTCGGCGGCGTCCTCGTTGGCGCTGTAGAGCTGCGCGGCCCTGCGCATGCTGCCCGCGTGCTCGTCGAGCCGGCCGATGAAGCTCTGCTCACGCCCCTGCCAGGCTTGTTTCACGGCGGCGAGCTTGCTCGCGCACCGCGCGCCGGGCATGCCGGAGTCGCCCTCGGGCAGCGCTTCGGCACAGGCCACCCCGCGCATGCCGTCGGCGACCTGCGCGGCGGCCCGCCCAGCCTCGGTGATCTTGTCGACCAGCACCTGGTAACCCGACAACTCGGGGCCTCCCTCCCGTAGTCACCTCATGACCCTACGGTTACGGGCGAATCGCCTCAAGTGATCGGTAGCCGAACGACCGGAGCTACTCGCCGGTCACGGGAATCTACTCAGGACTGTCCTGAGTAGGGATACTCACCCGAACGGAATCCCTTGGGTCAGGGCAGCCAGAGTCCGCCGCGGGTGCGAGTGGGGGCACCGGTCGTGTCGTGTGCGGGGAGGTCGAGCAGGGCCTCGATGACCTCGGCGGCAGGGCCGCCGAGTTGCCACAGCGGATGGCGTTCCTCGGCGCGGAAGCGGGCGGCGTAGGCGTCGGTCGGGGAGCGGACAACGTAGGTGTCCAGGGCGCCGGAGCGCCAGCGCTGGGCGTGGATCGCGGTCAACTCGCCGTCGTTGTGCAGGTGCGTGAACTGGAATCCGGCCTCGCGGCTGCGCATGATCGCTGCGATGGCCTCCTGCTCAGGGCTTGGCATCGCGCAGCACCAGATCGCGCAGGGCCGCCCGTAGCCGCCCTGCCTGCAAGGGGGACAGCCACCACTGGCCGCCGTCCGGTTCGCCGATCAGTACCCGGTCGCCGCACAGCGCGATGGTGACCCTGGCCCGCCGGCCCCGGTCGTCCCGGCAGTACACCGCGCAGACCCGATCCGGCCGCACGTTCGGCCAGCGCCGC
Proteins encoded in this region:
- a CDS encoding alpha/beta hydrolase → MNEAYNKIIACGDDLRDINTPDGWSGDAAGAAANAANGIIDGLEEYSAEIAAMRRGMAATGDAITGIQHGVTEAESLAATHHFRIGDEGAIIDEGPPPDIPDGQREAVAAERRTVAAELRERVTQVLKSAGDLDNDFCAVLDRILADNTIDATANDNQQTSLAAAGNAGAVHGGLSIPPPPPAGATAAQNAAYWATLSEGQRTQLAMDLPELVGPRDGFSAKQRDIANRRLMERERTELQNERNRLLDGIDAAERGTIDPTDTPRLKEKLGDLDNKIRGLDNLAGRLEQPPDTPEDQKYYLLDIDGSHDGRAIVAHGNPDTAQNVATFVPGTGTDLANFGSTLDRADVMHRAADKATSESNSVIAWLDYDAPDSIPDAAFSSFAEGARQPLDGFQDGLRESHQGDTPSHNTIIGHSYGSTAAGFAARDQQLAMDDFIAIGSPGVGVDDATGLHLPPDRVWAVAAENDPVADLGHFGTAPDDPSFGANTIFSAPGSSWPIVGYSPEAHSQYWDPRNPSLAGIGQVIAGKQPH